The proteins below come from a single Thermopolyspora flexuosa genomic window:
- a CDS encoding CHAT domain-containing protein, protein MVAEHVAPAPPGTSDGLVRAAEAAIRESGADPWRARRRARRVLEAALARGNAEAACVALRALALAARELGDLRLAESHLHRAIRAGAGVPRRLAQARMSLVGVRTELGDPAGALRVARQAERDLPPEDRAALAVQRAIALVRLGRHGEAARLCDRALAAPGADADPRLRCAALLHRGLARTYLGEHAAGAEDLAGCLRLATAAGLGHLAALAEAGLSFNAARRGDIPAAFAHHAAAERGLAGRPDRLAALRCDFAEALVAARLPGEARALLLAAVPELEAAGALVRLAEARLLLAQAELLTGDPHQASQTVRLARAELAGQGRHAWTPLADDVIVRARLALEPATPGLLADVLGCADALRAAGWATADAALRRTAAELAAELGDHRTAGRLLDEVIATRRPGLGRTHALAVHHAVALRRALAGDRAGALAAVAAGLREVDGRDVPAPIRAHAARPAEELAALGLELALHTGDAAAVLGCAERWRACVRGEPPGAFPADRLRRALGDAVLVELVRHGDALAAVVVTGDGCTMRGLGSYRDAVEATVRLRYCLRRRALRDDAGAPDGIARESAALAALLLDPLGLDLSGGPVVIVPTGALHTVPWPVLPPLRGRPVCVAPSAAAWLSAATAAYGPLGRIGNTVPCPARHAGDTPPDRVGRPDTTAPGPAAGRADSTVPGPPGHADGMVSGPAGRAGIAAPGLAGHAHGTVPGRTGCAAHGTSGAARSATVIAVAGPGLAHAEAEVAAVLGAHPGAARVPARTGAVLEALAAADVAHIAAHGMFCAHSPLLSSIALDDGPLLAYDLLRLDRVPALVVLSACDSGLAHAPADGAPLGLAGTFLDRGAACVVAGLVPVRDEDALALMTAFHRLLAAGTAPAAALAAAAGATGVAGFVCLGAGWPVTPEAEAGAG, encoded by the coding sequence ATGGTCGCCGAGCACGTCGCCCCGGCCCCGCCGGGCACGTCCGACGGGCTCGTCCGGGCGGCGGAGGCGGCGATCCGGGAGTCCGGCGCGGACCCGTGGCGCGCCCGGCGGAGGGCGCGCCGGGTGCTGGAGGCGGCGCTCGCCCGGGGGAACGCCGAGGCCGCGTGCGTGGCGTTGCGGGCGCTGGCGCTCGCGGCGCGGGAGCTCGGCGACCTGCGGCTGGCGGAGAGCCACCTGCACCGGGCGATCCGGGCGGGGGCGGGCGTGCCGCGGCGGCTCGCCCAGGCGCGCATGTCGCTGGTAGGGGTGCGCACCGAGCTCGGCGACCCGGCCGGGGCGCTGCGCGTCGCCCGGCAGGCCGAGCGGGACCTGCCGCCCGAGGACCGGGCCGCGCTCGCCGTACAGCGGGCGATCGCCCTGGTACGGCTCGGCCGTCACGGCGAGGCGGCGCGGCTGTGCGACCGGGCGCTCGCCGCGCCGGGGGCGGACGCCGACCCGCGGCTGCGCTGCGCGGCGCTGCTCCACCGCGGGCTGGCCCGCACCTACCTCGGGGAGCACGCCGCCGGGGCGGAGGATCTCGCCGGGTGCCTGCGGCTCGCCACCGCGGCCGGGCTCGGCCACCTCGCCGCGCTCGCCGAGGCGGGCCTGTCGTTCAACGCCGCCCGGCGCGGCGACATCCCCGCCGCGTTCGCGCACCACGCCGCCGCCGAGCGCGGCCTGGCCGGCCGTCCGGACCGGCTCGCCGCGCTGCGCTGCGACTTCGCCGAGGCCCTCGTCGCGGCCCGGCTGCCCGGGGAGGCGCGGGCGCTGCTGCTCGCGGCCGTGCCCGAGCTCGAGGCGGCGGGCGCGCTCGTCCGGCTCGCCGAGGCGCGGCTCCTCCTCGCCCAGGCCGAGCTGCTCACCGGCGACCCGCACCAGGCGTCGCAGACCGTGCGGCTCGCCCGCGCCGAGCTCGCCGGGCAGGGACGGCACGCGTGGACGCCGCTCGCCGACGACGTGATCGTGCGCGCCCGGCTGGCGCTCGAGCCCGCCACGCCCGGCCTGCTCGCCGACGTGCTCGGCTGCGCCGACGCGCTGCGGGCCGCGGGCTGGGCCACGGCCGACGCCGCGCTGCGCCGTACCGCCGCCGAACTCGCCGCCGAGCTCGGCGACCACCGGACCGCCGGGCGGCTGCTCGACGAGGTGATCGCCACACGGCGGCCGGGGCTCGGCCGCACGCACGCGCTGGCCGTGCACCACGCGGTCGCGCTGCGCCGCGCCCTCGCGGGTGACCGTGCCGGGGCGCTCGCCGCGGTCGCCGCCGGGCTGCGCGAGGTCGACGGGCGCGACGTGCCGGCGCCGATCCGCGCGCACGCCGCCCGCCCCGCGGAGGAGCTCGCCGCGCTCGGGCTGGAGCTGGCGCTGCACACCGGCGACGCCGCGGCCGTGCTCGGGTGCGCGGAGCGGTGGCGGGCCTGCGTACGCGGCGAACCGCCCGGCGCGTTCCCCGCCGACCGGCTGCGCCGGGCGCTCGGCGACGCCGTCCTCGTCGAGCTGGTACGGCACGGCGACGCCCTCGCCGCCGTCGTGGTCACCGGGGACGGCTGCACGATGCGCGGGCTCGGCTCCTACCGGGACGCGGTGGAGGCGACCGTACGGCTGCGCTACTGCCTGCGCCGGAGGGCGTTGCGCGACGACGCCGGGGCGCCGGACGGCATCGCCCGGGAGTCGGCGGCCCTCGCCGCCCTGCTGCTCGATCCGCTCGGCCTCGATCTCTCCGGCGGCCCGGTGGTGATCGTGCCCACAGGTGCGCTGCACACGGTGCCCTGGCCGGTGCTGCCGCCGCTGCGCGGCCGCCCGGTCTGCGTCGCGCCCAGCGCGGCCGCCTGGCTCTCCGCCGCCACGGCGGCGTACGGCCCGCTCGGCCGCATCGGGAACACCGTGCCATGCCCTGCCCGGCACGCAGGCGACACGCCGCCCGACAGGGTCGGGCGTCCGGACACCACAGCGCCCGGCCCTGCCGCCGGACGCGCGGACAGCACGGTCCCCGGCCCTCCCGGGCACGCAGACGGCATGGTGTCCGGCCCAGCCGGGCGTGCAGGGATCGCCGCGCCGGGCCTGGCCGGGCATGCGCACGGCACGGTGCCCGGCCGTACCGGGTGCGCGGCGCACGGAACGTCCGGCGCCGCCCGGTCCGCCACGGTCATCGCGGTCGCCGGGCCGGGCCTGGCGCACGCCGAGGCGGAGGTGGCGGCGGTGCTCGGCGCCCACCCGGGCGCGGCGCGTGTGCCGGCCCGCACCGGCGCGGTGCTCGAGGCGCTGGCCGCCGCGGACGTCGCGCACATCGCCGCGCACGGCATGTTCTGCGCGCACAGCCCGCTGCTGTCGAGCATCGCCCTCGACGACGGCCCGCTGCTCGCCTACGACCTGCTGCGGCTCGACCGGGTCCCCGCCCTCGTGGTGCTCTCGGCCTGCGACTCCGGGTTGGCGCACGCCCCGGCGGACGGCGCCCCGCTCGGCCTCGCCGGGACCTTCCTCGACCGTGGCGCCGCCTGCGTGGTGGCGGGCCTGGTGCCGGTGCGCGACGAGGACGCGCTCGCCCTCATGACCGCCTTCCACCGGCTGCTCGCCGCGGGCACGGCCCCGGCGGCCGCGCTCGCCGCCGCGGCCGGGGCCACGGGCGTGGCGGGCTTCGTCTGCCTCGGCGCGGGCTGGCCCGTCACCCCGGAGGCGGAGGCGGGCGCCGGATGA
- a CDS encoding RNA polymerase sigma factor — protein MIENDTLPRLPVDQAEWNELEATFGPRMWAVARAFGLSAADAADAVQAAWLRLVERLDRIRDPARIGAWLVTTTRNEALLLCRKGRAVTPTHTPPEPERADTDDPALAVLSADEARRLWQAVDALDEPCRSLLRLLVTAPESGYARIAARLGMPIGSVGPMRGRCLNRLRKLVEADR, from the coding sequence ATGATCGAAAACGACACGCTCCCCCGGCTCCCCGTCGACCAGGCGGAGTGGAACGAGCTCGAGGCCACGTTCGGCCCCCGCATGTGGGCGGTCGCCCGGGCCTTCGGGCTCAGCGCGGCCGACGCCGCCGACGCGGTCCAGGCCGCGTGGCTCCGGCTCGTCGAGCGCCTCGACCGCATCCGCGACCCCGCGCGGATCGGCGCGTGGCTCGTCACCACCACCCGCAACGAGGCGCTGCTGCTGTGCCGTAAGGGCCGCGCGGTGACCCCGACCCACACCCCGCCCGAGCCCGAGCGGGCCGACACGGACGACCCGGCGCTGGCGGTGCTCTCCGCCGACGAGGCCCGGCGGCTGTGGCAGGCCGTCGACGCGCTCGACGAGCCGTGCCGCAGCCTGCTGCGCCTGCTCGTCACCGCGCCCGAGAGCGGCTACGCGAGGATCGCCGCGCGGCTCGGCATGCCGATCGGCAGCGTGGGGCCGATGCGGGGCCGGTGCCTGAACCGCCTGCGCAAGCTCGTGGAGGCCGACCGATGA
- a CDS encoding DUF3145 domain-containing protein: protein MSARGVLYVHSAQPALCPHIEWAVAGVLGVPVDLTWTPQPAAPGCVRTQAEWVGKPGTAARITSSLMGWQRIRFEITEDASPGVDGTRHAYTPSLGPFTATIGANGDILVPEDRLRTTLMRAAQGRVVLEKELERLLGKPWDEELEPFRYAGDGAPVRWLHAAG from the coding sequence GTGTCTGCTCGTGGCGTGCTGTATGTCCACTCGGCCCAGCCCGCGCTGTGTCCGCATATCGAATGGGCGGTGGCGGGTGTCCTTGGCGTGCCCGTCGACCTGACGTGGACTCCTCAGCCTGCCGCGCCCGGATGCGTGCGGACCCAGGCCGAGTGGGTGGGCAAACCGGGTACGGCCGCCAGGATCACGTCATCGCTCATGGGCTGGCAACGTATCCGCTTTGAGATCACCGAGGACGCCTCACCCGGCGTGGACGGCACGAGGCATGCCTACACGCCGTCTCTCGGGCCCTTCACCGCGACCATCGGCGCGAACGGCGACATCCTGGTGCCGGAGGACCGCCTGCGCACCACGCTGATGAGGGCCGCACAGGGGCGGGTGGTGCTGGAAAAGGAGCTCGAGCGGCTCCTCGGCAAGCCCTGGGACGAGGAGCTGGAGCCGTTCCGCTACGCGGGCGACGGCGCTCCCGTGCGCTGGCTGCACGCGGCCGGGTAG
- a CDS encoding acyl-CoA carboxylase subunit beta has protein sequence MTILDTGVVTPTSDPEVADPRDPVVRLSALFDEGSMRLLAPADDSGVQAALGRIEGVPVAAFCSDPRVQGGAMGSKGCEHIVAAYDTAVRERLPIIGIWHSGGARLAEGVASLHAVGTVFAAMTRASGVVPQISVVLGPAAGGAAYGPALTDIVILSEQGRIFVTGPQVVESVTGEKIDMAGLGGPEPHAKKSGVVHVVTPTDAEALLQARRLAVLLGHQGRVRLDDIRDTDLGALLPESPRRAYDVHPIVDGLLDGGLAASVELHPKWAPNMVTVLGRLGGRTVGVLANNPLRLGGCLDSASAEKAARFVRMCDAFGVPLVVLVDVPGYLPGVGQEHGGVVRRGAKLLHAFAEASVPRVTVIIRKAYGGAYIAMNSRALGATRVLAWPTTEVAVMGAVAAVRVLHRRELAAVPEDQRPALEQELAERHQKEAGGLEKAVKLGVVDEVIDPAATRSAVARVLATATPARGSHGNIPL, from the coding sequence GTGACGATTCTCGACACCGGGGTGGTGACGCCCACTTCGGATCCGGAGGTCGCCGATCCGCGTGATCCCGTGGTCCGGCTGTCGGCGTTGTTCGACGAGGGCTCGATGCGGCTGCTGGCGCCGGCAGACGACAGTGGCGTGCAGGCCGCGCTGGGCCGGATCGAGGGGGTGCCGGTCGCGGCCTTCTGCTCCGACCCCCGCGTGCAGGGCGGAGCGATGGGCAGCAAGGGCTGCGAGCACATCGTGGCCGCCTACGACACCGCGGTCCGGGAGCGCCTGCCGATCATCGGCATCTGGCACTCCGGCGGCGCCCGCCTCGCCGAGGGGGTCGCCTCGCTGCACGCGGTGGGCACCGTGTTCGCCGCGATGACCCGGGCGAGCGGCGTGGTGCCGCAGATCTCGGTGGTGCTGGGCCCGGCCGCGGGCGGCGCCGCCTACGGCCCGGCGCTCACCGACATCGTCATCCTCTCCGAGCAGGGCCGGATCTTCGTCACCGGCCCCCAGGTGGTGGAGTCGGTCACCGGCGAGAAGATCGACATGGCCGGGCTGGGCGGGCCCGAGCCGCACGCGAAGAAGTCCGGCGTGGTCCACGTGGTGACCCCCACCGACGCCGAGGCGCTGCTGCAGGCGCGCCGGCTCGCCGTGCTCCTCGGCCACCAGGGCCGGGTGCGCCTCGACGACATCCGCGACACCGACCTCGGCGCGCTGCTGCCCGAGTCGCCCCGCCGCGCCTACGACGTGCACCCGATCGTCGACGGCCTGCTCGACGGCGGCCTCGCCGCCTCGGTCGAGCTGCACCCCAAGTGGGCGCCGAACATGGTCACCGTGCTCGGCCGGCTGGGCGGGCGCACCGTGGGCGTGCTCGCGAACAACCCGCTGCGGCTCGGCGGCTGCCTCGACTCCGCCTCCGCCGAGAAGGCCGCCCGGTTCGTCCGCATGTGTGACGCGTTCGGGGTGCCGCTCGTGGTGCTCGTGGACGTGCCCGGCTACCTGCCCGGCGTCGGCCAGGAGCACGGCGGCGTGGTGCGCCGCGGCGCCAAGCTGCTGCACGCCTTCGCCGAGGCCTCGGTGCCCCGGGTCACCGTGATCATCCGCAAGGCGTACGGCGGAGCGTACATCGCGATGAACTCCCGCGCGCTCGGCGCCACCCGGGTGCTGGCCTGGCCCACCACCGAGGTGGCCGTGATGGGCGCGGTCGCCGCGGTGCGCGTGCTGCACCGCCGCGAGCTCGCCGCGGTCCCCGAGGACCAGCGGCCCGCGCTCGAGCAGGAGCTCGCCGAGCGCCACCAGAAGGAGGCCGGCGGCCTGGAGAAGGCCGTCAAGCTCGGGGTCGTCGACGAGGTCATCGACCCGGCCGCGACCCGCAGCGCCGTCGCCCGGGTGCTCGCCACGGCCACCCCGGCCCGCGGCAGCCACGGCAACATTCCGCTCTGA